A portion of the Acidobacteriaceae bacterium genome contains these proteins:
- a CDS encoding cellulose synthase operon protein YhjQ/BcsQ, producing the protein MDNESPELVEELLAGDTPEDVAVLYSWANLQGAKYRDFSASRREYRAQMRLRAVEEQRQAEALAQSEAEAAAFEAEKAAREAEEAARLYETAARKAAVAQQRRETDTQEAAKERALRHAEEMSRIAAAERIEAARRAEAVAAADAAARREVREMEEARVSAGRQAARYAESEVRRKELAGPQPRLVGGEISDPYSGAQQAVPGRIFHQPVVPTDDMMPSRLSQSRDRVIIPPVDPVHPSARTLNHEVLATGSMAEAAALAARGATAIEREAEKHPYHPAASGTVRSIDRPSRIRAINEGSTSVVPIASRQFPPALASLSSGAVPVAQPQASFSGSGFVPPEARASGFVPVAPARLEPSSFAEAKSARTSAILGLDLSPVEHDPEPVAPVVASPRSFAIPEPPAPVAEASPEPISPGQRAYQQARAEAAAKAEAAMQQSRRVRGYQPDEASGFFAAYGSARERAVAAPPSGIDIPAAVPAWLHESSEVLEAAGIDPQIARKRVGNSTVPPPGDTLQRSRERVAARWYALKGIFDYGVQEQIVEKAEVEPRDRNVPMVAVFSLAGGVGKTSLVATLGRALSATGETVLLTDTTSHGLLPFYFGASELRPEVMRTFSPPSGSTDAPICLVSYDVLQKTGDIVSQEWFSKEILAKSTGVSRVVLDLTAAAPWVARRLGRMDATILVPLAPDMNSVISLGAIEKFFTEITDSSGKKVEPVYVLNQFDASQALHLDVREVMRQQLGDRLLPFVIRNAPSVPESLAEGMTVMDYASESSVAEDYRNLAVWLKTQKAPAVSEQKTARWSER; encoded by the coding sequence ATGGACAACGAATCGCCTGAACTCGTAGAGGAATTGCTCGCCGGCGACACGCCGGAAGACGTTGCTGTTCTTTATTCGTGGGCAAATCTTCAAGGCGCGAAGTATCGCGATTTCTCCGCCTCGCGGCGTGAGTATCGAGCGCAGATGCGTCTGCGCGCCGTAGAAGAGCAGCGCCAGGCAGAGGCTCTTGCCCAGTCCGAGGCGGAAGCGGCCGCCTTTGAGGCCGAAAAAGCTGCACGCGAAGCCGAAGAAGCCGCCCGTTTGTATGAGACCGCCGCGCGTAAGGCTGCGGTCGCCCAGCAGCGGCGCGAAACGGATACGCAGGAAGCCGCAAAAGAGCGCGCTCTGCGTCATGCCGAAGAGATGAGCCGCATTGCGGCTGCAGAAAGAATTGAAGCGGCGCGCAGAGCCGAGGCCGTAGCTGCAGCAGACGCCGCAGCTCGTCGTGAAGTTCGCGAGATGGAAGAGGCGCGTGTCTCCGCCGGTCGCCAGGCCGCACGGTATGCCGAGTCCGAGGTTCGCCGCAAAGAGCTGGCCGGGCCCCAGCCAAGACTTGTTGGCGGTGAGATTTCAGATCCTTACAGCGGCGCTCAGCAGGCCGTACCTGGTCGAATTTTCCATCAGCCGGTCGTGCCCACCGACGACATGATGCCTTCCCGGCTCTCGCAGAGCAGGGATCGAGTCATCATTCCACCGGTAGATCCTGTCCATCCCAGTGCACGCACGCTGAACCATGAAGTGCTTGCAACCGGTTCTATGGCCGAAGCTGCTGCACTGGCTGCACGTGGAGCCACCGCCATTGAGCGGGAGGCCGAGAAGCATCCGTATCATCCTGCCGCTTCAGGTACGGTCCGCAGTATAGACCGCCCTTCACGCATACGCGCCATCAATGAAGGCTCGACCTCGGTTGTCCCCATTGCTTCGCGGCAGTTTCCTCCTGCTCTGGCCTCGTTGTCTTCAGGGGCTGTTCCGGTAGCGCAGCCGCAGGCCAGCTTCTCTGGTAGCGGATTCGTTCCTCCTGAAGCCCGTGCTTCCGGCTTTGTGCCGGTAGCTCCGGCTCGTCTGGAGCCGTCTTCCTTCGCAGAGGCCAAGTCTGCACGCACCAGTGCGATCCTCGGCCTAGATCTTTCCCCCGTGGAGCATGATCCTGAGCCTGTTGCTCCTGTGGTCGCATCTCCTCGTAGCTTCGCGATCCCGGAGCCTCCGGCTCCAGTGGCGGAGGCATCTCCTGAGCCGATTTCTCCTGGACAGCGGGCGTATCAGCAAGCCCGCGCCGAGGCTGCGGCTAAAGCAGAGGCTGCTATGCAGCAGTCGCGTCGGGTTCGTGGCTATCAGCCGGATGAGGCCAGCGGCTTCTTCGCGGCCTATGGCAGCGCTCGCGAGCGTGCCGTCGCCGCTCCTCCTTCTGGCATAGACATCCCTGCCGCCGTACCTGCGTGGCTTCATGAGTCTTCGGAAGTTCTCGAGGCAGCCGGCATTGACCCGCAGATCGCACGAAAGCGTGTTGGCAACTCGACTGTACCTCCTCCAGGGGATACGCTCCAGCGCTCACGGGAACGTGTCGCTGCGCGTTGGTACGCCCTTAAAGGCATCTTCGATTACGGCGTCCAGGAACAGATCGTCGAAAAGGCTGAGGTTGAGCCGCGTGATCGCAACGTGCCGATGGTTGCCGTCTTCTCCCTGGCAGGTGGAGTTGGCAAAACAAGCCTCGTGGCGACTCTTGGCCGTGCTCTCTCGGCAACCGGCGAGACCGTATTACTTACAGACACGACCTCGCACGGACTGCTGCCGTTTTACTTTGGCGCCAGCGAGCTTCGTCCCGAAGTGATGCGGACCTTTTCGCCGCCGTCGGGTTCGACCGACGCTCCTATCTGCCTCGTCAGCTATGACGTCTTGCAGAAAACGGGTGATATTGTGTCGCAGGAGTGGTTTTCGAAAGAGATTCTGGCGAAATCGACAGGGGTATCCCGTGTCGTTCTTGACCTCACAGCTGCGGCCCCTTGGGTGGCTCGCCGTCTGGGCAGAATGGATGCCACGATCCTCGTGCCGCTCGCTCCAGACATGAATTCGGTCATCTCTCTTGGTGCCATTGAGAAGTTCTTTACAGAAATCACTGATTCGTCGGGTAAAAAGGTCGAACCGGTGTATGTGTTGAATCAGTTTGACGCCTCACAGGCGCTTCATCTGGATGTTCGCGAGGTGATGCGCCAACAGTTGGGCGATCGACTGCTGCCGTTTGTCATTCGCAACGCCCCATCGGTGCCGGAGTCTCTGGCGGAAGGTATGACGGTAATGGATTATGCTTCGGAGTCGTCCGTGGCGGAAGATTACCGCAATCTTGCAGTGTGGTTGAAGACGCAGAAGGCCCCCGCTGTTTCGGAGCAGAAGACTGCGCGATGGAGTGAACGATGA
- the bcsA gene encoding UDP-forming cellulose synthase catalytic subunit, translating to MTRSPLWREFESGEGFVLKLLRILILGGGVAFLIFAGYLPLTWPQQAVLGLLLVLVAIWLDRSSNSYLITLTLMLLSCYATFRYGFWRISTVLKFFFDPATSQTWTGLDAFFIWLLVGAEAYAFSILFLGYLQTIWPLRRTPVPLPEDPELWPMIDLLIPTYNEPLNVVRYTALASMNIDWPADKLNVYILDDGKREEFRAFAEEAGIGYMTRDDNKHAKAGNINRALKRLDAPFVAIFDCDHVPTRSFLQLTMGWFGRDKKLGMLQTPHHFYSPDPFERNLNQFRTIPNEGELFYGVVQDGNDFWNATFFCGSCAVMRRTALDEVGGIAVETVTEDAHTSLRMQIRGWNTAYINIPQAAGLATERLSGHVKQRIRWARGMIQILRTDNPLFAPGLKWAQRLCYFNAMTHFLYALPRLIFLTAPLIYLILGHTNVPGYWAAIFAYAFPHLVLSNMTNSRIQGQHRHSFWNEIYETVLAPYIFLPTMLAMVNPKLGSFNVTAKGGVVNRSFFDSRIAQPFLVMLFLNAVGLLCAIPRYIMFPAWGTGLPWPLSSALNLLHNMYDGTHPGTIVMNVLWTFFNIMILGVATAVAWENQQRRTTVRVSMAVPAGVVLADGTAVQGVTADLSSGGCMLECDAQLTAKAGDAIRVVFPVLDGDAVLPATVIGVDDGHVLRAQFDPLTIQEEEALTMVLYSRADTWLGWGEAREADRPLHSLWRIIQLSIVGLRRTVEGLSRSKKQPKGKLATSIVPMLLLAMMLLPGWHSMHAAQMMQPSNSALSGAAAGPNLLGTTSARGQGLPMAQRGTSQGPIDSGLQARTAPPGQFDNVFSLADIGVPDTIVLRGVDAFHSVYFSVPQTQVVKTATMKLNYHFSPGLLPMISHLKVSLNGTLFATIPVSQQPSVIGTDANDLTSDQKINSARIENNAMLSVSITMPAEMLVHNNELAFEFIGHYTLQCEDPSHSTLWSHVDTTSTIELAGSLLPLQNDLKILPLPFYDASVNLHPSVPIVFLSQPTPRMLEAAGIVASWFGVLTDYRPAHFPVSMGSIPTGNAIVLSTNSSELPAGISVAGSSGPTVAMRTNPGDPYGKVLVLTGDNADDLVNAARVLALSPPGTLTSDMQRVTLSDPPKKSEPDAAPRWLSTDKLTPLGDLTQGNDLQGDGSVPVNIFMRLPPDLYYGSKSDLAFQMDYRYNGVPLANESTLQMYMNGAYVSSTPMPHADTASKNLQTIVPVPVVNMRPFSNSLMAKFIFQLAVKGKCQDTAPMNLQGAILKSSFLDIRNIPHWAPLPDLQIFANAGYPFTRRADLSDSAVVMPSNPGAEEIELYLTLMGHFGAQTGYPVVNVSVTDADGMRSGKDYLVLGTMDDQPALAKLNDNLPVRIENGGLRVQDTQGAFDPLQHAWWKVKSSDHIESGQLSTQGTLPDALVEGTEWPRRSGHSVVLIALREKGVVPNFLQVFLKTSQSSDISQSVSVLTGNRFTSYRIGNEIYHVGYLSPFVRISLLFSEFPWLLILGAAVLCFLMAALLRAMLRRHARRRLQASE from the coding sequence ATGACCAGGTCTCCCCTTTGGCGGGAGTTTGAATCCGGAGAAGGTTTTGTTCTGAAGCTGCTAAGGATCCTGATCCTTGGCGGCGGTGTTGCGTTTTTGATCTTTGCCGGATATCTCCCGTTAACATGGCCGCAGCAGGCTGTACTTGGCCTTCTGTTGGTTCTGGTTGCCATCTGGCTAGACCGCAGCTCGAACTCTTACCTCATCACGCTGACGCTGATGCTGTTGAGCTGCTACGCCACGTTCCGCTATGGATTCTGGCGCATCTCGACTGTTCTTAAGTTCTTCTTTGACCCCGCCACGTCGCAAACCTGGACCGGTCTGGATGCTTTCTTCATTTGGCTGCTGGTTGGTGCGGAAGCTTACGCGTTTTCTATCCTGTTCCTTGGTTACCTGCAGACCATCTGGCCTCTTCGCCGCACACCTGTTCCGTTGCCCGAAGACCCTGAACTCTGGCCGATGATTGATTTGCTGATCCCGACCTATAACGAGCCGCTGAACGTGGTTCGTTACACGGCGCTGGCATCGATGAACATCGACTGGCCCGCCGATAAGCTCAACGTCTACATCCTGGACGATGGCAAGCGGGAAGAGTTCCGCGCGTTTGCGGAAGAAGCCGGCATTGGCTACATGACCCGCGATGATAACAAGCACGCGAAGGCGGGCAATATCAATCGCGCGCTGAAGCGTCTGGATGCTCCGTTTGTCGCGATCTTCGATTGCGACCATGTGCCGACGCGCTCGTTCCTGCAGTTGACGATGGGATGGTTTGGTCGCGATAAGAAGCTGGGTATGCTGCAGACGCCGCATCACTTCTATTCTCCTGATCCATTTGAGCGCAATTTGAACCAGTTCCGAACGATTCCGAATGAGGGCGAACTGTTCTATGGCGTAGTGCAGGACGGTAATGACTTCTGGAACGCAACCTTTTTTTGCGGCTCTTGTGCGGTCATGCGCCGTACGGCTCTTGATGAAGTGGGTGGCATCGCTGTCGAAACCGTTACGGAAGACGCACACACCTCACTGCGTATGCAGATCCGAGGATGGAATACCGCGTACATCAACATTCCGCAAGCTGCAGGCCTTGCGACCGAGCGCCTTAGCGGGCATGTGAAGCAGCGAATTCGCTGGGCTCGCGGCATGATTCAGATTCTGCGCACAGACAATCCACTGTTTGCTCCGGGGTTGAAGTGGGCGCAGCGGCTTTGCTACTTCAACGCGATGACGCACTTCCTTTACGCGTTGCCGCGCCTGATTTTCCTTACGGCTCCGCTGATTTATCTGATCCTCGGCCACACAAACGTCCCTGGATACTGGGCTGCTATCTTCGCGTACGCATTCCCGCATCTTGTGTTGTCGAACATGACAAACTCTCGTATTCAGGGTCAGCATCGGCACTCGTTTTGGAATGAAATTTACGAGACCGTTCTTGCGCCATACATCTTTTTGCCAACGATGCTGGCGATGGTCAACCCTAAGCTGGGCAGCTTCAACGTGACGGCAAAGGGTGGCGTGGTGAATCGTTCGTTCTTCGATTCGCGCATCGCGCAGCCGTTCCTTGTAATGCTCTTCTTGAACGCAGTGGGGTTGCTGTGTGCGATTCCCCGCTACATCATGTTTCCGGCGTGGGGCACAGGGTTGCCGTGGCCTCTTAGCAGCGCCCTGAACCTGCTGCACAACATGTACGACGGCACGCACCCCGGAACCATCGTGATGAACGTCTTGTGGACGTTCTTCAACATCATGATTCTTGGCGTGGCGACTGCCGTGGCCTGGGAAAATCAACAGCGTCGTACGACTGTTCGTGTGTCGATGGCGGTTCCGGCGGGTGTTGTACTGGCGGACGGCACGGCGGTGCAGGGCGTTACGGCTGATCTTTCAAGCGGTGGATGCATGCTGGAGTGCGACGCCCAACTGACGGCGAAGGCCGGCGATGCGATTCGCGTGGTATTCCCGGTACTCGACGGCGATGCCGTTCTCCCCGCAACAGTAATTGGGGTTGATGATGGCCACGTTCTGCGTGCCCAGTTTGATCCGTTGACGATTCAGGAAGAGGAAGCTCTGACGATGGTGCTGTATTCACGCGCAGATACGTGGCTGGGATGGGGCGAAGCCCGCGAAGCGGACCGCCCGTTGCACAGTCTCTGGCGCATTATTCAGTTGTCGATCGTCGGCTTGCGCCGCACGGTTGAAGGTCTCTCCCGTAGCAAAAAGCAGCCGAAGGGCAAGCTTGCTACCAGCATCGTGCCCATGCTTCTGCTGGCAATGATGCTTTTGCCAGGTTGGCATTCGATGCATGCTGCACAGATGATGCAGCCGAGCAACTCGGCCTTGTCTGGTGCGGCCGCAGGGCCAAACCTGCTCGGAACCACTTCGGCCCGAGGCCAAGGCCTGCCAATGGCGCAGAGAGGTACGTCGCAGGGGCCGATCGATTCCGGGCTTCAAGCTCGCACGGCACCTCCGGGACAGTTCGATAACGTCTTTTCACTGGCCGATATCGGGGTTCCCGACACGATCGTTCTTCGTGGTGTCGATGCGTTCCATTCGGTCTACTTCTCCGTGCCGCAGACGCAGGTGGTGAAGACTGCGACGATGAAGTTGAACTACCACTTCTCGCCCGGTCTGCTGCCCATGATCTCGCACCTGAAGGTGAGCCTGAACGGCACGCTTTTTGCGACGATTCCTGTCTCGCAGCAGCCTTCTGTCATAGGTACAGACGCCAATGATTTGACCTCTGATCAGAAGATCAACTCTGCCCGCATCGAAAATAACGCGATGTTGAGCGTCAGCATTACGATGCCCGCAGAGATGCTCGTACACAACAACGAGCTAGCCTTCGAATTTATTGGCCATTACACGCTGCAGTGCGAAGATCCTTCGCACTCGACGCTCTGGTCGCATGTCGACACCACCTCAACGATTGAGTTGGCTGGAAGCCTGCTGCCGCTTCAGAACGATCTGAAGATCTTGCCGCTGCCTTTCTATGACGCTTCGGTGAATCTGCATCCTTCTGTGCCGATCGTTTTCCTGTCGCAGCCCACACCTCGAATGCTTGAAGCCGCGGGCATTGTGGCTTCGTGGTTTGGTGTTCTTACGGACTATCGCCCTGCCCACTTCCCGGTCAGCATGGGCTCGATCCCTACGGGTAATGCCATCGTTCTTAGTACCAACTCGTCTGAGCTTCCGGCCGGTATTTCGGTGGCTGGATCTTCCGGGCCCACCGTCGCCATGCGTACCAATCCCGGCGATCCTTACGGCAAGGTGCTGGTTCTGACGGGCGATAATGCAGACGATCTGGTGAATGCGGCACGTGTACTCGCGCTCAGCCCTCCGGGAACGCTTACCAGCGACATGCAGCGCGTAACCCTTTCCGATCCTCCGAAGAAGAGTGAGCCGGATGCTGCTCCGCGCTGGTTGAGCACGGATAAGCTGACGCCGCTCGGCGATCTGACGCAGGGCAATGATCTGCAAGGTGATGGCAGTGTGCCGGTCAACATCTTCATGCGTCTTCCGCCTGATCTTTACTACGGTTCGAAGTCAGACCTCGCTTTCCAAATGGACTACCGCTACAACGGTGTTCCGCTGGCAAACGAGTCCACACTGCAGATGTATATGAACGGGGCGTATGTCTCTTCAACCCCAATGCCGCATGCGGACACGGCTTCGAAGAACCTGCAGACGATCGTGCCGGTCCCTGTGGTGAATATGCGGCCGTTCTCTAACTCGCTGATGGCAAAGTTCATCTTCCAGCTGGCGGTGAAAGGGAAGTGCCAGGACACCGCGCCCATGAACCTGCAGGGCGCCATCCTGAAGAGCTCCTTCCTGGATATCCGCAACATCCCGCACTGGGCTCCTTTGCCCGATCTGCAGATCTTTGCGAACGCCGGTTATCCGTTCACACGTCGTGCTGATCTGTCGGACTCGGCCGTGGTCATGCCCAGCAATCCAGGTGCGGAAGAGATCGAACTCTACCTCACCTTGATGGGCCACTTCGGCGCACAGACCGGATACCCTGTCGTCAACGTCTCGGTTACGGACGCGGACGGCATGCGCTCCGGCAAGGATTACCTTGTGCTGGGCACGATGGACGATCAGCCCGCTCTGGCGAAGCTGAACGACAATCTGCCTGTGCGTATCGAAAACGGTGGCCTTCGCGTGCAGGACACGCAGGGAGCTTTCGATCCCTTGCAGCATGCCTGGTGGAAGGTGAAGAGCTCTGATCATATCGAGAGCGGACAGCTTTCGACTCAGGGTACTCTGCCCGACGCGCTGGTCGAAGGCACGGAGTGGCCGCGTCGTTCTGGTCACTCGGTCGTTCTGATCGCGCTGCGTGAAAAAGGAGTTGTGCCGAACTTCCTGCAGGTCTTCCTAAAGACCTCGCAGTCGTCGGACATCTCGCAGTCGGTCAGTGTGCTGACCGGGAACCGCTTCACCAGCTACCGCATCGGCAATGAGATCTACCACGTTGGCTACCTTAGCCCGTTCGTGCGCATCTCCCTGCTGTTCTCCGAATTCCCATGGCTCTTGATCCTCGGCGCGGCTGTGCTTTGCTTCCTGATGGCGGCTCTGCTCCGTGCGATGCTTCGTCGCCATGCACGTCGTCGTTTGCAGGCCTCGGAGTAG
- the bcsZ gene encoding cellulose synthase complex periplasmic endoglucanase BcsZ, whose product MGLLRFSPRTLAARLTSTLVMASTLLATGCRAQKPWPLWDSYSSKFLDAQGRVIDHSAVDRTTSEGEAYAMFFALVANDRNRFDKLLVWTESNLASGDLTQHLPAWSWGKASDGSWHVLDSNSASDADLWMAYTLCEAGRLWHVDRYSKLGATLASRVAHEEIVTTASTGSFMIPGGQGFHPAPTNWYVNPSYLPPSLLIYFSHRDPMGPWGQVLASMPDVVRTSGGFAMDWMLVGQDIGVAPSAPPNVVAALQAGQQAPVPVGSYDAIRVYLWAGLADPHTPHVAQLMASLRGMATYLSNGAVTPPLQVGPEGQILNPAAPPGFSAAVIPYLHALNRKDAEKAQMTRLAATLDAGSGLYGHDGMYYDQNLALFALGSVEGRFRFEANGELRVKWKS is encoded by the coding sequence ATGGGGCTGTTGCGTTTCTCTCCTCGTACGTTGGCTGCACGACTGACGTCTACATTGGTCATGGCGTCGACCCTTCTGGCTACAGGCTGCCGTGCGCAGAAGCCCTGGCCGTTGTGGGATAGCTACTCCAGCAAATTTCTGGATGCTCAGGGCCGCGTGATTGACCACAGCGCTGTCGACCGGACGACTTCGGAAGGCGAAGCCTATGCCATGTTTTTTGCGCTGGTGGCGAATGACCGCAATCGCTTCGATAAGCTCCTGGTGTGGACGGAGAGTAATCTCGCGAGTGGAGACCTGACGCAGCATCTACCGGCATGGAGTTGGGGCAAAGCCAGCGATGGAAGCTGGCATGTGCTGGATAGCAACTCCGCTTCGGACGCTGATCTTTGGATGGCATACACGCTTTGCGAGGCGGGGCGGCTTTGGCATGTGGATCGTTACTCCAAGCTGGGCGCTACACTGGCCAGCCGGGTGGCCCACGAAGAGATCGTGACGACGGCCTCGACCGGCTCTTTTATGATTCCGGGTGGGCAGGGCTTCCATCCTGCGCCGACGAACTGGTACGTCAACCCTAGCTACCTACCTCCTTCACTGCTGATTTACTTCTCGCACCGCGACCCGATGGGGCCGTGGGGACAGGTGCTGGCTTCCATGCCGGATGTCGTTCGTACGTCGGGCGGCTTTGCGATGGACTGGATGCTGGTGGGACAGGACATCGGGGTTGCTCCCTCGGCACCACCTAACGTGGTGGCCGCTCTACAGGCAGGGCAGCAGGCTCCCGTACCGGTCGGAAGTTATGATGCGATCCGTGTGTACCTCTGGGCCGGGCTTGCGGATCCGCACACCCCGCATGTTGCGCAGCTGATGGCGAGCCTGCGTGGGATGGCGACGTATCTGTCGAACGGAGCGGTCACGCCGCCGTTGCAGGTCGGGCCGGAGGGGCAGATTCTGAACCCTGCAGCGCCCCCGGGCTTCTCCGCCGCGGTGATACCCTATCTTCACGCTCTGAACCGAAAAGATGCCGAAAAGGCACAAATGACACGACTGGCCGCGACGCTTGATGCGGGCAGTGGATTGTATGGTCATGACGGCATGTATTACGACCAAAACCTTGCTCTGTTTGCTCTAGGATCGGTAGAAGGCCGGTTCCGTTTTGAGGCGAACGGGGAGTTGCGCGTGAAGTGGAAATCATAG
- the hldE gene encoding bifunctional D-glycero-beta-D-manno-heptose-7-phosphate kinase/D-glycero-beta-D-manno-heptose 1-phosphate adenylyltransferase HldE encodes MIQDAHAILQLLEGGFSNLTILVVGDLMLDRYIMGEVERVSPEAPVPVLRHAQRYERPGGAANVAMNLAGLGCKAVLAGFWGDDAERRELEAALTKAGIEAVGMITTSQPTISKTRIIGRNQQLLRLDIESRERPTAGDLAQLQSAAVALVEKVHAVVLSDYAKGALSPELCEAVIRAARSRGIPVLADPKTPDFSKYSGANCVCPNLNELSIATGVPQHELDALLEAGASQRVEHEIQHLVVTMSERGIRVLSESEPFHSPARAREVFDVSGAGDTVIATLAAGIAGGLSVPRSVELANLAAGIVVGKVGTVPIAGHELVSELTPSTGISGADKVLDRQRMAQRVAEWRASGDSVVFTNGCFDLLHVGHVTLLEDCRRFGSKLVLGLNTDSSISRLKGPSRPVVGENERARVMAALAAVDAVVLFEEDTPLELIQELQPDVLVKGGDYSVETVVGHEVVHARGGRVEIVPIVEGFSTTNIVRKLSGKMPQC; translated from the coding sequence ATGATTCAAGACGCGCACGCAATCCTGCAGCTCCTCGAAGGCGGTTTCTCTAACCTGACGATTCTGGTGGTCGGCGACCTGATGCTCGACCGCTACATCATGGGCGAGGTGGAGCGCGTCTCGCCTGAGGCCCCGGTTCCGGTTTTGCGCCACGCGCAGCGCTATGAGCGTCCGGGCGGCGCCGCGAACGTTGCGATGAACCTCGCTGGGCTTGGCTGCAAGGCCGTTCTGGCAGGCTTCTGGGGCGATGACGCGGAGCGTAGGGAGCTGGAAGCCGCGTTGACGAAGGCAGGTATTGAGGCGGTGGGGATGATCACCACAAGCCAGCCGACGATCTCCAAAACGCGCATCATTGGTCGCAATCAGCAGTTGCTCCGACTCGATATCGAGAGCCGCGAGCGCCCGACTGCAGGTGATCTGGCGCAGTTGCAGAGCGCGGCCGTTGCCCTGGTAGAGAAGGTCCACGCCGTTGTGCTGTCTGACTACGCCAAGGGTGCGCTTTCGCCGGAGCTTTGCGAGGCGGTGATTCGTGCGGCTCGTAGCCGGGGAATTCCTGTTTTGGCGGACCCCAAGACACCCGATTTTTCCAAGTACAGCGGAGCAAACTGCGTCTGCCCAAATTTGAATGAGCTTTCGATTGCGACCGGTGTTCCTCAGCATGAGTTGGACGCGTTGCTGGAGGCGGGAGCCTCGCAACGGGTGGAGCACGAGATTCAACACCTCGTGGTGACGATGAGCGAGCGCGGCATCCGTGTTCTCAGTGAGTCTGAACCGTTTCATTCGCCCGCTCGTGCGCGTGAGGTCTTTGACGTTTCGGGGGCAGGGGATACGGTGATCGCGACGTTGGCCGCAGGCATCGCTGGTGGCCTTAGTGTGCCTCGTTCGGTGGAACTGGCAAATCTTGCTGCCGGAATTGTGGTCGGCAAGGTGGGTACGGTGCCGATTGCCGGCCATGAACTGGTGAGCGAACTAACGCCTTCCACAGGGATCTCCGGTGCGGATAAGGTGTTGGATCGTCAGCGTATGGCGCAGCGTGTGGCCGAGTGGCGTGCTTCGGGAGACTCCGTGGTCTTTACGAACGGCTGCTTCGATCTGCTGCATGTAGGGCATGTGACGCTGCTGGAAGACTGCCGCCGCTTTGGTTCCAAGCTGGTGCTGGGCTTGAATACGGACTCGTCGATCTCACGGCTGAAGGGCCCGTCCCGCCCGGTGGTGGGGGAGAACGAGCGGGCACGTGTAATGGCTGCGCTGGCCGCTGTGGATGCGGTTGTGCTGTTTGAAGAGGACACTCCGCTGGAGCTGATTCAGGAGTTGCAGCCAGATGTGCTCGTCAAGGGCGGGGATTACTCCGTGGAGACCGTTGTGGGGCACGAAGTCGTGCACGCACGAGGTGGCCGCGTGGAGATTGTTCCGATCGTCGAAGGGTTTTCGACGACGAACATTGTTCGCAAGTTGTCAGGGAAGATGCCGCAGTGCTAA